A genomic stretch from Mya arenaria isolate MELC-2E11 chromosome 10, ASM2691426v1 includes:
- the LOC128204361 gene encoding uncharacterized protein LOC128204361, with translation MTGLLQLLLLVSVTMATEPSCPACSKYDYEEKVLERMIRMEFAFEKVLKENKAVSKTVEQDLMLIKEENERLHATVDALKDQQEQAERRLDSLMEEVERNQSSTLEKIYYDSNSTLEQTIAAFNNIKDQIGIPLVYFHARTPQTTSLSTGDVIVYKTVETNQGNGYSSTTGKFTAPVWGLYSFFMHTCTAPSKYAHLQMVKEGSVLIASVQRDMDYYACSSGQVFVELDAGETVSVQCSYGDSNSHLYYDSSYWTSFGGALIHN, from the exons ATGACTGGACTTCTTCAGCTGTTGCTACTGGTCAGCGTGACCATGGCTACCGAGCCATCGTGTCCAGCATGTTCCAAATACGACTACGAAGAAAAGGTGCTTGAGAGAATGATCCGCATGGAATTCGCTTTTGAGAAAGTGTTAAAGGAAAACAAGGCTGTAAGCAAAACTGTTGAGCAAGACTTAATGCTGATCAAGGAGGAAAATGAACGTTTGCACGCGACCGTTGATGCCCTTAAGGATCAACAGGAACAAGCAGAACGCAGACTGGATTCGCTCATGGAGGAAGTTGAGAGAAACCAGTCCAGCACACTGGAGAAGATCTATTACGATTCTAACTCAACGTTAGAACAAACTATTGCCGCCTTCAATAATATAAAAG ACCAAATCGGTATTCCACTGGTGTACTTCCACGCCCGCACTCCACAGACCACCAGCTTGTCCACAGGTGATGTGATCGTGTACAAGACAGTAGAGACCAACCAGGGCAACGGCTACAGCTCCACCACCGGCAAGTTCACCGCCCCAGTATGGGGACTGTACTCGTTCTTCATGCACACATGTACGGCTCCATCTAAATATGCTCATCTGCAGATGGTGAAAGAGGGCTCAGTCCTCATTGCAAGTGTACAGCGCGACATGGACTATTATGCCTGTTCTAGTGGTCAAGTGTTTGTAGAGCTTGATGCCGGGGAAACTGTCTCGGTACAATGCTCCTATGGGGATTCGAACAGTCATCTGTATTATGATTCTAGCTATTGGACCAGTTTTGGTGGTGCTCTCATTCACAACTGA
- the LOC128204362 gene encoding uncharacterized protein LOC128204362: MTALLQLLLLVSVTMASEPSCPSCSKYDYEEKVLERMIRMEFAFENVLKENKAVSETVEEDLTRIKEENERLHATVDVLKDQQEQAERRLVSLMEEIEINQSSTLEKIVSDSNTTLEQTIAAFNDIKDKIVTPLVFFHARSPLTNTLSTGEMIVYKTVEINLGNGYSSTTGKFTAPARGLYLFLMHTCTPPNANAYLHMMNEGSVVMGSARYNVGHYTCSSSQVFVQLDAGKTVWVQCSSGSKLFENSNYWTSFGGALIHN; this comes from the exons ATGACTGCACTACTTCAGCTGTTGTTACTGGTCAGCGTGACCATGGCCTCCGAGCCATCGTGTCCATCGTGCTCAAAATACGACTACGAAGAAAAAGTGCTAGAGAGGATGATTCGCATGGAGTTCGCTTTTGAGAAtgtgttaaaagaaaacaaggCTGTAAGCGAAACTGTTGAGGAAGATCTAACGCGGATCAAGGAAGAAAACGAACGTTTACACGCGACCGTTGATGTCCTGAAGGACCAACAGGAGCAAGCTGAACGAAGACTGGTTTCGCTCATGGAGGAAATTGAGATAAACCAGTCCAGCACACTGGAGAAGATAGTTTCCGATTCTAACACTACGTTAGAACAAACCATTGCCGCCTTCAATGATATAAAAG ACAAAATCGTTACTCCACTGGTGTTTTTTCATGCCCGCTCTCCACTGACCAACACCCTGTCCACAGGTGAGATGATAGTGTACAAGACAGTGGAGATCAATCTTGGAAACGGCTACAGCTCCACAACGGGAAAGTTCACAGCTCCAGCACGGGGACTCTACTTGTTCCTCATGCACACATGTACGCCTCCAAATGCAAATGCTTATCTTCATATGATGAATGAAGGCTCAGTCGTCATGGGAAGTGCACGGTACAACGTTGGCCATTATACCTGTTCTAGCAGTCAGGTGTTTGTACAGCTTGATGCCGGGAAAACTGTCTGGGTACAATGTTCCTCTGGTTCAAAACTGTTTGAGAATTCTAATTATTGGACCTCTTTTGGTGGGGCTCTCATTCATAACTGA
- the LOC128204363 gene encoding uncharacterized protein LOC128204363: MTGLLQLLLLVSMTLASEPSCPECSKYDYEEKVLERMIRMEFAFEKVLKENKAVSKTVEQDLTRIKEDNERLQATVDVFQDQQEQAERRLVSLMEEIERNQSSTLEKIVSNSNTTLEQTIAAFNDIKDQTATPLVYFNAHFPQTTSLSTGEVIVYKTVESNQGSGYSATTGKFTAPERGLYLFFMHTCTYSTIYSYLQIVKDGSVLIKSVQYEKDAATSSSSQVFVQLDVGETVWVQCATGGSTSQLDENHSYRWTSFGGALIHN; this comes from the exons ATGACTGGACTACTTCAGTTGTTGTTACTGGTCAGCATGACCTTGGCCTCCGAGCCATCGTGTCCAGAATGCTCCAAATACGACTACGAGGAAAAGGTGCTCGAGAGAATGATTCGCATGGAGTTCGCTTTTGAGAAAGTGTTAAAGGAAAACAAGGCTGTGAGCAAAACTGTTGAGCAAGACCTAACGCGGATCAAGGAAGATAACGAACGTTTACAAGCGACCGTTGATGTCTTTCAGGACCAACAGGAGCAAGCAGAACGCAGACTGGTTTCGCTTATGGAGGAAATTGAGAGAAACCAGTCCAGCACACTGGAGAAGATAGTGTCCAATTCTAACACTACGCTAGAACAAACCATTGCCGCCTTCAATGATATTAAAG ACCAAACCGCTACTCCACTGGTGTACTTCAACGCTCACTTTCCACAGACCACCAGCCTGTCTACAGGTGAGGTGATAGTGTACAAGACAGTGGAGTCCAACCAGGGAAGCGGCTACAGTGCCACCACGGGCAAGTTCACCGCTCCAGAACGGGGTCTCTACTTGTTCTTCATGCACACTTGTACATACTCAACTATATATTCTTATCTCCAGATAGTGAAGGACGGGTCAGTCCTCATTAAAAGTGTACAGTATGAGAAGGACGCTGCTACCAGTTCTAGTAGTCAGGTGTTTGTTCAGCTTGATGTAGGCGAAACTGTCTGGGTACAATGCGCCACTGGGGGCTCGACCAGTCAACTGGATGAGAATCATTCGTACCGTTGGACCAGTTTTGGTGGTGCTCTCATTCACAACTGA